TCAACCGCGAGGGGCTGATCGAGCGCGAGGCCGAGGCGCCGGAGGGGCACGAGCCGGTCGACCTGACCCGCGACCCGCTGACCCTGCCGGCCGATCGCGACCAGCGGCTGCAGAACCTTGCGCGCGGCGACGAGGGCTTCCTGCTGGCCCTCGGCTATTCGGTGCAGCGCGGCTATGGCGGCAACCACCCCTTCGCCGGCGAGATCCGGCTGGGCGAGGTGGCGGTCGAGATCGTGCCGGAGGAGCTGGGCTTCCCGATCGAGATCGGCGAGGTCACCGTCACCGAATGCCAGATGGTGAACCAGTTCGCCGGATCGAAGACGGCGCCGCCGCAATTCACCCGCGGCTATGGCCTGGCCTTCGGCCATTGCGAGCGCAAGGCCATGGCGATGTCGCTGGTCGACCGGGCGCTCAGGGCCCGCGACCTGGGCGAGGCCGCGCGGTACCCGGCCCAGGACGAGGAGTTCGTGCTGGCGCACAGCGACAATGTCGAGGCCTCGGGCTTCGTGCAGCATCTCAAGCTGCCGCATTACGTCGACTTCCAGGCCGAGCTGGAGCTGATCCGCCGGCTGCGGGCGGAGCATGAGCGCCGCGCCCGCGAAGGGGACGAGGCGGCGACCCGGAAGGAGGCGGCGGAATGAGCGCCCAGACTGTTACGACGGGCGTCGGCCGCGACCCCGGCTACAACTTCGCCTATCTCGACGAGCAGACCAAGCGGATGATCCGCCGGGCGCTGCTGAAGGCGGTGGCGATCCCCGGCTATCAGGTGCCGTTCGGCGGCCGCGAGATGCCAGTGCCCTATGGCTGGGGCACCGGCGGCATCCAGGTGACCGCCAGCATCATCGGCCCGGACGACGTGCTGAAGGTGATCGACCAGGGCGCCGACGACACCACCAACGCCGTCAACATCCGCCGCTTCTTCGCCCGCGTCGCCGGGGTGGCGACCACCGAGGCGACCTCCGAAGCCACGGTGATCCAGACCCGCCACCGCATCCCGGAGCAGCCGCTGTCCGAAGACCAGATCCTGGTCTACCAGGTGCCGCAGCCGGAGCCGCTGCGGCGGCTGGAGCCGCGCGAGACCGAGGCCCGGATGATGCACGGCTATGCCGATTACGGGCTGATGCATGTCCGTCTGTACGAGGACATCGCCCGCTACGGCCACATCGCCACCACCTACGACTATCCGGTGATGGTGCATGGCCGATATCTGATGGCGCCTTCGCCGATCCCGAAATTCGACAATCCGAAGATGCACATGAATCCGGCGCTGCAGCTGTTCGGGGCGGGGCGCGAGAAGCGGATCTACGCCATTCCGCCCTACACCCAGGTGGTCAGCTTGGATTTCGAGGACCACCCCTTCACCATCCAGCATTGGGACCAGCCCTGCGCCCTGTGCGGGGCCGAGGACAGCTATCTCGACGAGGTCGTGCTCGACGACGCCGGCGGCCACATGTTCGTCTGCTCCGACAGCCATCACTGCCGCACCCGGCGCGAGGCTGGCCATCACGGCGCCCTGAGCGGCGAGGCCCTGGCCGCCTATGACCGTGCGGTCGATCAGGCGCACGACCCCAAGGGAGCCGAAGCATGAGCGGCGACATCCTGCTGCGGGTCGAGGGCCTGACCAAGCTGTACGGCGACACCGTCACCGGCTGCCGCGACGTGTCCTTCGAGATGTCGCCCGGCGAGGTGCTGGGCATCGTCGGCGAGAGCGGCTCGGGCAAGACCACGCTGCTCAACTGCATCTCCGGCCGGCTGCCGCCCAGTTCCGGAACGGTCGCCTTCGATACCCGCGTGCGCGGCCTGACCCACATCTACGCGCTGTCGGAGCCGGAGCGGCGCATGCTGGCCCGCACCGACTGGGGTTTCGTGCACCAGAACCCGCGCGACGGGCTGCGCATGGACGTCAGCGCCGGCGCCAATGTCGGCGAGCGGCTGATGGCGGTCGGCGCCCGGCACTACGGCCGCATCCGCGGCCAGGCGCAGGACTGGATGGCGAAGGTCGAGCTCGACCTCGGCCGCATCGACGACCGGCCGGCGACCTATTCCGGCGGCATGCAGCAGCGGCTGCAGATCGCCCGCAACCTGGTCACCAACCCGCGCCTGGTGTTCATGGACGAGCCGACCGGCGGCCTCGACGTCTCGGTCCAGGCCCGGCTGCTCGATCTGCTGCGCGGGCTGGTGCGCCGGCTCGGCATCGCCGTGGTGCTGGTCACCCACGACCTCGCCGTCGCCCGCCTGCTGGCCGACCGCCTCATGGTGATGCGGCACGGAAAGGTGGTGGAGACCGGC
The sequence above is drawn from the Inquilinus sp. Marseille-Q2685 genome and encodes:
- the phnK gene encoding phosphonate C-P lyase system protein PhnK; its protein translation is MSGDILLRVEGLTKLYGDTVTGCRDVSFEMSPGEVLGIVGESGSGKTTLLNCISGRLPPSSGTVAFDTRVRGLTHIYALSEPERRMLARTDWGFVHQNPRDGLRMDVSAGANVGERLMAVGARHYGRIRGQAQDWMAKVELDLGRIDDRPATYSGGMQQRLQIARNLVTNPRLVFMDEPTGGLDVSVQARLLDLLRGLVRRLGIAVVLVTHDLAVARLLADRLMVMRHGKVVETGLTDQVLDDPQHPYTQLLVSSVLQV
- a CDS encoding carbon-phosphorus lyase complex subunit PhnI, encoding MYVAVKGGERAIENAQRLLAETRRGDPAVPEIAPDQIREQLGLAVDRVMAEGSLYDRDLAALAIKQAQGDLVEAIFLLRAYRTTLPRFAVSEPIDTATMTVRRRISATYKDIPGGQILGPTYDYTHRLIDFALAAEGRPPAAAEGEAGPDGPVPRVVDILNREGLIEREAEAPEGHEPVDLTRDPLTLPADRDQRLQNLARGDEGFLLALGYSVQRGYGGNHPFAGEIRLGEVAVEIVPEELGFPIEIGEVTVTECQMVNQFAGSKTAPPQFTRGYGLAFGHCERKAMAMSLVDRALRARDLGEAARYPAQDEEFVLAHSDNVEASGFVQHLKLPHYVDFQAELELIRRLRAEHERRAREGDEAATRKEAAE
- a CDS encoding alpha-D-ribose 1-methylphosphonate 5-phosphate C-P-lyase PhnJ, which produces MSAQTVTTGVGRDPGYNFAYLDEQTKRMIRRALLKAVAIPGYQVPFGGREMPVPYGWGTGGIQVTASIIGPDDVLKVIDQGADDTTNAVNIRRFFARVAGVATTEATSEATVIQTRHRIPEQPLSEDQILVYQVPQPEPLRRLEPRETEARMMHGYADYGLMHVRLYEDIARYGHIATTYDYPVMVHGRYLMAPSPIPKFDNPKMHMNPALQLFGAGREKRIYAIPPYTQVVSLDFEDHPFTIQHWDQPCALCGAEDSYLDEVVLDDAGGHMFVCSDSHHCRTRREAGHHGALSGEALAAYDRAVDQAHDPKGAEA